The following proteins are encoded in a genomic region of Ornithinibacillus sp. 4-3:
- a CDS encoding biotin/lipoate A/B protein ligase family protein: protein MEEIWGLLHTGHQDAAINMALDEALIKWHSNGDIPPVLRFYGWSKPTLSVGRFQKVEKSINFATIEQNDCQFVRRLTGGSAVLHDDELTYSIVVSEDKPYIAESVLEAYYTLSKGIMAGFKILNIPVESFLHEERKKKERTEVCFERASDYEMLVDGKKLSGHAQTRVQGVLMQHGSLPFTMDTELLFNLFNYPSDRVRDRQRKGFYEKAITMNEASENNITYEQAAKAFEEGFKQALNLKFEDLELTAEQWKEVEALAENKYRSKEWNMNRNRKKVQS from the coding sequence ATGGAGGAAATATGGGGATTACTTCATACTGGTCATCAAGATGCAGCAATTAATATGGCATTGGATGAAGCATTGATTAAATGGCATAGTAATGGAGATATTCCACCAGTCCTTCGCTTTTATGGATGGTCGAAACCTACTTTATCAGTGGGACGCTTTCAAAAAGTTGAAAAGTCGATTAATTTCGCAACAATTGAACAAAATGATTGTCAATTTGTTCGGAGATTAACAGGTGGTAGTGCAGTACTCCATGATGATGAATTGACCTACAGTATCGTTGTATCAGAAGATAAGCCTTATATTGCTGAGTCCGTTTTAGAGGCATATTACACCTTATCTAAAGGTATTATGGCAGGGTTTAAAATTCTAAATATCCCTGTTGAATCTTTCTTACATGAAGAACGTAAGAAGAAAGAGCGTACTGAAGTATGTTTTGAAAGGGCATCTGACTATGAAATGCTTGTGGATGGTAAGAAGTTATCTGGTCATGCACAGACAAGAGTACAGGGTGTACTAATGCAACATGGCTCATTACCGTTTACGATGGATACAGAGCTATTGTTTAATCTGTTTAATTACCCATCGGACAGAGTACGTGATAGACAAAGAAAAGGCTTTTATGAGAAAGCTATTACAATGAATGAAGCGTCTGAAAACAATATTACATATGAACAAGCTGCAAAAGCATTTGAAGAAGGATTTAAACAAGCATTAAATTTAAAGTTTGAAGATTTAGAGCTAACGGCTGAACAATGGAAAGAAGTAGAAGCATTAGCTGAAAATAAATACCGCAGTAAAGAATGGAATATGAATAGAAATAGAAAGAAGGTACAGTCCTAA
- a CDS encoding kinase, with product MKKTVEKILFQFSTRSNKQRPFIVGIDGLGGAGKTTISKKIEQELINRNYQVVTFHLDDHIVERNKRYDTGYEEWYEYYYLQWDIKHLTTYFFGCLHHNKSPMSLDYYDKNTDSFTKKEIEITSDCIVLIEGVFLQRKEWRKFYDLIIFLSCSDDVRHKRVLNRDSYIGDHEARLKKYQTRYWLGEKHYLDKQQPTKNANIIYQV from the coding sequence ATGAAAAAAACAGTAGAAAAAATATTATTTCAATTTTCAACACGCTCTAATAAGCAACGTCCTTTTATTGTTGGAATAGATGGATTAGGTGGGGCTGGGAAAACAACAATCAGTAAAAAGATAGAGCAGGAATTGATCAATAGAAATTATCAGGTGGTTACTTTTCATCTTGATGATCATATCGTTGAAAGAAATAAACGATATGATACAGGCTATGAGGAATGGTATGAATACTATTATTTACAATGGGATATTAAACATTTAACTACTTATTTTTTTGGATGTCTCCATCATAATAAAAGTCCAATGTCTTTAGATTACTATGATAAAAATACTGACTCTTTTACTAAAAAAGAAATAGAAATTACTTCGGATTGTATTGTTCTGATTGAAGGTGTATTTCTTCAAAGGAAAGAATGGCGAAAGTTTTATGATCTTATTATTTTTTTATCCTGTTCAGATGATGTAAGACATAAGAGAGTTTTGAATCGTGATTCTTATATTGGTGACCATGAAGCAAGGCTTAAAAAATATCAAACGAGATATTGGCTAGGTGAAAAACATTATTTAGATAAACAACAGCCAACAAAAAATGCAAATATTATTTATCAAGTATAG
- a CDS encoding cupin domain-containing protein, translated as MNKEQERLEWKNRIGETLVHPDGRTVTFLEQGIDEKGDFLILEHQIKREGMINGPHWHPMLTESFKVREGRMRFLVDGQEQIVESGGQITVYPNQVHQFGNISEQQLIMTHEIRPPGLHWKMFVLVHKLECEGKMNKKGIPRNPLWLGVAWECIDGYLVGPPKLVQKIFLGGLAKLAKVLGYRI; from the coding sequence GTGAACAAGGAACAGGAACGATTGGAATGGAAAAATAGAATAGGAGAAACATTGGTTCATCCCGATGGAAGAACAGTCACTTTTCTGGAACAAGGAATAGACGAAAAGGGAGATTTTTTGATTTTAGAACATCAAATAAAGAGGGAAGGAATGATAAATGGTCCCCACTGGCATCCAATGCTTACAGAATCTTTCAAAGTAAGGGAAGGAAGGATGCGTTTCCTTGTTGACGGGCAGGAACAAATTGTCGAGTCTGGGGGTCAAATAACGGTCTATCCAAACCAAGTTCATCAATTTGGGAATATAAGTGAACAACAACTAATAATGACCCATGAAATTCGCCCTCCTGGACTTCATTGGAAGATGTTTGTTTTAGTTCATAAATTAGAATGTGAAGGGAAAATGAACAAAAAGGGAATTCCACGCAATCCTTTGTGGCTGGGAGTAGCATGGGAATGTATTGATGGTTATCTTGTTGGCCCTCCTAAGCTCGTGCAAAAAATATTTCTTGGAGGATTGGCAAAGCTTGCTAAAGTATTAGGGTATCGGATATAA
- a CDS encoding MerR family transcriptional regulator has translation MKYSIKQVADMSGISTRTLRYYDQIDLLKPAEFSDSGYRLYREKEINRLQQILLYRSLGIKLEQIHSILDDPAFHTLTALEEHQRKLEAEKDKINQLLATVKKTIQYTKGEITMTAEEKFEGFKKKRLEENERLYGEEIREKYGEETIEKSNEKFMNLSEADFQKMGRIEDELFAKLEQLTETKDLDTSEAKEVYELHKQWLMYSWPNYSAEAHKGLAQMYIADERFAKHYNSRAGKEVVSLLHDAIVKYAKD, from the coding sequence ATGAAATACTCCATCAAACAAGTGGCAGATATGTCTGGTATCAGCACACGTACACTGCGATATTATGACCAAATTGATTTATTAAAACCAGCAGAATTTTCGGATTCAGGATATCGTCTATATAGAGAAAAAGAAATAAATCGTCTACAGCAAATTCTTCTCTATCGCTCTTTAGGAATAAAACTAGAACAGATTCATTCTATACTGGATGATCCTGCGTTTCATACGCTTACTGCTTTAGAAGAGCATCAACGCAAGCTGGAGGCAGAAAAAGACAAAATAAATCAATTGTTAGCCACTGTGAAAAAAACAATTCAATATACTAAAGGAGAGATTACGATGACAGCAGAAGAAAAATTTGAAGGATTTAAGAAAAAACGTTTGGAAGAAAATGAAAGACTGTATGGGGAAGAAATTAGAGAAAAATATGGTGAGGAAACGATTGAAAAATCAAATGAAAAGTTTATGAATCTTAGTGAAGCTGATTTTCAAAAAATGGGAAGAATTGAGGATGAATTGTTTGCGAAATTGGAGCAATTAACAGAAACAAAAGATTTAGACACATCTGAAGCAAAAGAAGTATACGAACTTCATAAGCAATGGTTGATGTACTCTTGGCCAAATTATTCCGCAGAAGCGCACAAAGGTTTGGCACAAATGTATATTGCAGATGAACGATTTGCAAAACATTATAACAGCCGTGCAGGAAAAGAGGTTGTTTCACTTTTACATGATGCGATTGTTAAATACGCAAAAGACTGA
- a CDS encoding IS3 family transposase (programmed frameshift): MSKILFTDQEQYLLMKHPYVKAVSKKAITYTDEFKAIAVKEYGEGKFPRQIFEDAGFDIEIVGIERAKSALKRWRTAYQEKGLEGLEDSRNSSSRRLLARELSIEEKYARLEAQNALLRAENELLKKIGSSRKVVDKGKEKLTAEQKFQLVQFVIEKYGLNRMVRYLCELVGVSRSGYYRYFSEEAQLNRQARDKADEEVKAIILKAFNFRRRKKGARQIKMTLEHQYHITYNLKRIRRIMKKFQIICPIRKANPYRRIAKATKEHRTLPNLLNREFKQGIARKVLLTDITYLSYGKGKRAYLSTIKDAETNEILAYETSDRITLDIALNTVKKLKNSKIKLAEDAFIHSDQGVHYTNPHFQKKVKVMGLGQSMSRRGNCWDNAPQESFFGHFKDETDFKSCETLEEVKREIKSYMIYYNHYRGQWNLKKMTPAQYSHHLLQVT, encoded by the exons ATGTCGAAAATATTATTTACAGATCAAGAACAGTACTTATTGATGAAACATCCTTATGTAAAAGCGGTTAGTAAAAAGGCAATTACATACACGGATGAATTTAAAGCAATAGCTGTTAAAGAATATGGAGAAGGAAAATTTCCTCGTCAAATATTTGAAGATGCAGGATTTGATATTGAAATCGTTGGGATTGAACGCGCTAAATCGGCTTTAAAAAGATGGCGTACTGCCTATCAAGAAAAGGGTTTGGAAGGGCTTGAGGATTCACGTAACTCTTCTTCAAGACGTCTTCTTGCGCGTGAATTAAGTATAGAAGAAAAGTATGCTCGATTAGAAGCACAAAACGCATTATTACGCGCAGAAAATGAATTACTAAAAAAGATCG GATCTAGCAGAAAGGTTGTTGATAAAGGAAAAGAAAAACTAACTGCGGAACAGAAATTTCAGTTAGTCCAATTCGTCATTGAAAAATACGGTTTAAATCGAATGGTGAGGTATCTTTGTGAATTAGTTGGCGTCTCTAGATCAGGTTATTATCGTTATTTTTCAGAAGAAGCACAACTGAATAGACAAGCACGAGATAAAGCAGATGAAGAAGTAAAGGCAATCATTTTAAAAGCGTTCAATTTCCGCCGTCGTAAGAAAGGTGCACGTCAAATCAAAATGACATTAGAACATCAGTATCACATTACCTATAACTTGAAACGCATTCGTCGTATCATGAAAAAGTTTCAAATTATTTGTCCCATTCGAAAAGCCAATCCTTATCGAAGAATCGCGAAAGCAACGAAAGAACATAGAACACTACCGAACCTATTAAACCGTGAATTTAAACAAGGAATCGCTAGAAAAGTATTATTGACAGACATTACCTACTTGAGTTATGGAAAAGGAAAACGTGCTTACTTATCCACTATCAAAGATGCCGAAACCAATGAAATTTTAGCCTATGAAACATCTGATAGAATCACCCTAGATATTGCATTAAATACAGTCAAGAAGTTAAAAAACAGTAAGATAAAGTTGGCTGAAGACGCATTCATTCACTCAGATCAAGGAGTTCACTATACGAACCCCCATTTTCAAAAGAAGGTGAAGGTAATGGGGCTAGGTCAGTCAATGTCCCGCCGTGGAAACTGTTGGGACAATGCCCCTCAAGAATCATTCTTTGGGCATTTTAAAGATGAAACAGACTTTAAATCGTGTGAAACATTAGAAGAGGTAAAAAGAGAGATTAAGAGTTATATGATTTATTACAATCATTATCGAGGTCAATGGAACTTAAAAAAGATGACGCCTGCACAATACAGTCATCATCTTCTTCAAGTTACTTAA
- the sufB gene encoding Fe-S cluster assembly protein SufB: MAKQAPGFEEYKYGFQDKDVSVFRTERGLTKEVVEEISRIKEEPQWMLEERLKALDIFYSKPMPQWGGDLSELDFDEIIYYVKPSEMQGRTWDEVPDEIKQTFDRLGIPEAEQKYLSGVSAQYESEVVYQSLEEDLKKQGIVFSDTDSALQEHEELFREYFGKVIPASDNKFSALNTAVWSGGSFIYVPKGVSVPSPLQAYFRINSENMGQFERTLIIVDEGASVHYVEGCTAPIYSTSSLHSAVVEIFVKKDAYCRYTTIQNWSNNVYNLVTKRATCEAGATMEWIDGNMGSKLTMKYPSVLLRGEGARGMTISIALAGKGQHQDAGAKMYHLAPNTSSSIVSKSISKDGGKVSYRGIVHFGRKASGAKSNIECDTLILDNKSFSDTIPYNEIYNDNVSLEHEAKVSKVSEEQLFYLMSRGITEQEATDMIIMGFIEPFTKELPMEYAVEMNRLISYEMEGSIG, from the coding sequence ATGGCGAAACAAGCGCCTGGATTTGAAGAATATAAGTATGGTTTTCAGGATAAAGACGTATCGGTTTTTCGTACGGAAAGAGGTTTAACAAAAGAAGTTGTTGAAGAAATCTCACGTATAAAGGAAGAACCACAATGGATGTTAGAAGAGCGCTTAAAGGCATTAGATATTTTCTATAGTAAGCCAATGCCACAATGGGGTGGAGATCTTTCAGAACTAGATTTCGATGAGATCATTTACTATGTTAAGCCATCTGAAATGCAAGGACGTACTTGGGATGAGGTTCCTGATGAAATCAAGCAAACTTTTGATCGTTTAGGAATTCCTGAAGCAGAGCAAAAATATTTATCAGGTGTATCTGCACAGTATGAATCCGAAGTAGTATATCAAAGCCTTGAAGAAGATTTAAAGAAACAGGGAATTGTTTTCTCTGATACAGATTCTGCGTTACAGGAGCATGAAGAATTATTTAGAGAGTATTTTGGAAAAGTAATACCTGCTTCTGATAACAAATTCTCTGCACTAAATACAGCAGTATGGTCAGGTGGATCATTCATTTATGTACCTAAAGGTGTAAGTGTTCCATCTCCATTACAAGCATATTTCCGAATTAACTCAGAAAATATGGGGCAATTCGAAAGAACATTAATTATTGTTGATGAAGGAGCTTCTGTACATTATGTAGAAGGTTGTACAGCACCTATCTACTCAACAAGCTCTCTGCATAGTGCAGTAGTTGAAATTTTCGTTAAGAAAGATGCTTATTGCCGTTATACAACAATCCAAAACTGGTCGAACAACGTATATAACCTTGTTACGAAGCGTGCTACGTGTGAAGCTGGTGCGACAATGGAGTGGATTGATGGTAATATGGGATCTAAGTTAACAATGAAATACCCTTCTGTTCTATTAAGAGGAGAAGGTGCACGTGGAATGACAATTTCTATCGCTTTAGCTGGAAAAGGACAGCATCAGGATGCAGGTGCTAAAATGTATCACCTAGCACCAAACACATCATCTTCTATCGTTTCGAAATCTATTTCGAAGGACGGCGGAAAAGTTTCTTACCGTGGTATTGTACACTTTGGACGTAAAGCTAGCGGTGCTAAATCTAACATTGAGTGTGACACACTGATTTTAGATAATAAGTCATTCTCAGACACTATTCCGTATAATGAAATTTATAATGATAATGTATCCCTTGAGCACGAAGCAAAAGTATCTAAAGTTTCTGAAGAGCAATTATTCTACTTAATGAGTAGAGGAATTACAGAACAAGAAGCAACAGATATGATTATCATGGGATTCATTGAGCCATTCACTAAAGAACTCCCAATGGAATATGCTGTTGAAATGAACAGACTAATTTCATATGAGATGGAAGGTTCCATCGGTTAA
- the sufU gene encoding Fe-S cluster assembly sulfur transfer protein SufU, with translation MSFNNLDTLYRQVIMDHYKYPRNRGKLDNGALTVEMNNPTCGDRISLQLQIEDGIVKDVKFEGEGCSISMSSASMMTQAIKGQKIEDALQMSALFSNMMLGEEIDPGDLDLADIEALQGVSKFPARIKCATLAWEAMEKGVKHEQSEQSEKVEDSK, from the coding sequence ATGTCTTTTAATAACCTAGATACACTGTATAGACAAGTAATTATGGATCACTATAAATATCCTCGTAATCGAGGTAAACTGGACAATGGAGCACTTACGGTTGAAATGAATAATCCAACTTGTGGTGACCGTATTTCCCTACAATTACAAATCGAAGATGGTATCGTAAAAGATGTGAAATTTGAAGGAGAAGGCTGTTCGATTAGTATGTCCTCTGCATCAATGATGACACAAGCGATAAAAGGCCAGAAAATCGAAGATGCATTACAAATGTCAGCACTCTTTTCAAATATGATGCTTGGAGAAGAAATTGATCCAGGAGATTTAGATTTAGCCGATATAGAAGCTTTACAAGGTGTTTCAAAGTTTCCAGCACGAATTAAATGTGCAACATTAGCATGGGAAGCAATGGAGAAGGGTGTAAAGCACGAGCAGTCAGAGCAATCAGAAAAAGTGGAAGATAGTAAATAA
- a CDS encoding cysteine desulfurase produces MDILSIKNSFPILDQEVNGSPLVYLDSAASSQKPISVIEAVDSYYRTVNSNVHRGVHTLGTRATDLYEGAREKVRRFINADSTAEIIFNRGTTAGLNIVASSYACQNLTENDEIVITPMEHHSNIIPWQQAAKITGATLKYIPLQEDGTLSLDDVRSTITKNTKIVAVAHVSNVLGTVNPIKEIAEIAHENGAVIVVDGAQGAPHTTVDVKALDCDFYAFSGHKMCAPTGIGVLYGKRKYLEIMEPVEFGGEMIDFVNLYDSTWKELPWKFEGGTPIIAGAVGLGAAIDFLTEIGMDNIYQHEQELVAYAMEKLKTIDDLIIYGPKQRAGVITFNLGDVHPHDVATVLDSQGIAVRAGHHCAQPLMKWLEVTATARASFYLYNTKEDVDRLVEGLIKTKEYFGDVF; encoded by the coding sequence ATGGATATTTTATCCATCAAGAACTCTTTTCCAATTTTAGATCAAGAAGTGAACGGCTCTCCTCTTGTATATTTAGATTCTGCTGCTTCTTCACAGAAGCCAATTTCTGTGATAGAAGCGGTAGATTCTTATTATCGAACAGTGAATTCTAACGTTCATCGTGGTGTTCATACATTAGGAACACGTGCAACAGATTTATATGAAGGAGCACGTGAGAAAGTACGTCGCTTTATCAATGCGGATAGTACAGCAGAAATTATTTTCAATCGAGGAACAACAGCTGGTTTAAACATTGTTGCAAGTAGTTATGCATGTCAAAACCTGACTGAAAATGACGAGATTGTAATTACACCAATGGAGCATCATAGTAATATAATTCCTTGGCAACAAGCGGCAAAAATTACTGGAGCAACATTGAAGTATATACCATTACAGGAAGACGGTACACTATCTTTAGATGATGTACGCAGCACAATTACTAAAAACACGAAAATTGTTGCAGTAGCTCATGTCTCTAATGTACTTGGTACTGTTAATCCAATAAAAGAAATAGCAGAAATTGCACATGAAAATGGAGCAGTTATTGTAGTTGATGGAGCTCAAGGAGCACCACATACTACAGTTGATGTAAAAGCATTAGATTGTGATTTTTATGCGTTTTCTGGACATAAGATGTGTGCACCAACAGGTATAGGTGTACTTTATGGAAAACGTAAGTATTTAGAAATAATGGAGCCAGTTGAATTTGGTGGTGAAATGATTGATTTTGTAAACCTCTATGATTCGACTTGGAAAGAACTGCCTTGGAAATTCGAAGGTGGAACTCCAATTATTGCTGGAGCAGTTGGACTAGGAGCAGCAATTGATTTCTTGACTGAAATTGGTATGGATAATATTTACCAGCATGAACAAGAATTAGTGGCTTACGCAATGGAGAAGCTAAAGACAATTGATGATCTTATTATTTATGGTCCAAAGCAGCGTGCAGGAGTAATTACTTTCAATTTAGGTGATGTTCATCCACACGATGTTGCAACAGTGCTTGACTCACAAGGAATTGCTGTTCGCGCAGGACATCATTGTGCACAACCGTTAATGAAGTGGTTAGAAGTAACAGCAACAGCTAGAGCAAGTTTTTATTTATATAACACGAAGGAAGATGTTGATCGTTTAGTTGAAGGTCTCATCAAAACGAAGGAGTATTTCGGGGATGTCTTTTAA
- the sufD gene encoding Fe-S cluster assembly protein SufD, with protein MTVSTAFPYDKEYIEQFSKDKNEPDWMKSFRLDALEQASKLELPKPDKTNISRWDFTSFKHTAEGETISCLHEIPTELQDYVDAEKFPENLIIQRNQSVAYASLSEELKNQGVIFTDIFTAIRDHADLVKKYYMTDAVSVNEHKLTALHSALMNGGVFVYIPKNVQVEQPIQTIFWQEDEEVALFNHVLVVADENSSVTYIENYFSNNKETKTVSNVVAEVIAEDNAKILFGAVDNFAAGTTTYINRRGIAKDHATIDWALGQMNDGNTVSENITHLVGDHSVCHANTVTIGSGEQLQNFTTKTHHFGKDTDGQILQRGVMKDRTASIFNAIGKIEKGATRSNGVQESRILMLSEKARGDANPILLIDEDDVTAGHAASVGRVDEIQMYYLMSRGITKAQAEQLIIHGFLEPVVNQLSVEAVQNQFRHLIERKIG; from the coding sequence ATGACTGTTAGTACAGCTTTTCCATATGATAAAGAATATATTGAACAGTTTTCAAAAGATAAAAACGAACCAGATTGGATGAAATCCTTCCGCCTAGATGCGTTAGAACAAGCAAGTAAATTAGAATTACCAAAACCTGATAAAACAAATATCAGCAGATGGGATTTTACTTCTTTTAAGCATACAGCTGAAGGGGAAACTATTTCATGCTTGCATGAAATTCCAACAGAATTACAAGATTATGTAGATGCAGAAAAATTCCCAGAGAATTTAATTATTCAACGTAACCAATCAGTTGCATACGCATCTTTAAGTGAAGAGTTAAAAAATCAAGGGGTTATTTTCACAGATATTTTCACAGCTATTCGTGATCATGCAGACCTTGTAAAAAAATATTATATGACAGATGCTGTATCTGTAAATGAACATAAACTAACAGCTCTTCATAGTGCTTTAATGAATGGTGGCGTATTTGTATATATTCCGAAAAATGTACAAGTAGAACAACCAATTCAAACAATTTTCTGGCAAGAAGATGAGGAAGTTGCTTTATTTAATCATGTATTAGTAGTTGCAGATGAAAACAGTTCTGTTACATACATTGAGAACTACTTCTCTAATAATAAAGAGACAAAAACTGTTTCCAATGTAGTAGCAGAGGTTATTGCTGAGGATAACGCTAAAATTTTATTTGGTGCCGTAGATAACTTTGCAGCTGGTACAACAACATATATTAACCGTCGTGGAATTGCAAAAGACCATGCAACGATTGATTGGGCATTAGGTCAAATGAATGATGGAAACACAGTTTCTGAGAACATTACACATTTAGTCGGTGACCATTCTGTATGTCATGCAAATACGGTGACTATTGGTAGTGGGGAGCAATTACAAAACTTTACAACCAAAACACATCATTTTGGCAAAGATACAGATGGACAAATTCTGCAACGCGGAGTTATGAAAGACCGTACAGCGTCAATCTTTAATGCAATTGGTAAAATTGAAAAAGGCGCTACACGCTCAAATGGTGTGCAAGAATCACGTATTCTAATGCTTAGTGAGAAAGCACGTGGAGATGCAAACCCAATTTTATTAATAGATGAAGATGATGTAACAGCAGGACATGCAGCATCTGTTGGTCGTGTTGATGAAATCCAAATGTACTACTTAATGAGCCGTGGAATTACAAAAGCACAGGCTGAACAATTAATTATTCACGGATTTTTAGAGCCAGTAGTAAACCAATTATCGGTTGAAGCGGTTCAAAATCAGTTTAGACATTTAATTGAAAGGAAAATAGGCTAA
- the sufC gene encoding Fe-S cluster assembly ATPase SufC — MAGSTLEIKNLHVSVEDNEILKGVNLTITGGEFHAVMGPNGTGKSTLASAIMGHPNYEITEGSIHLDGEDVLEMEVDERARAGLFLAMQYPSEISGVTTSDFLRSSINARREEGDEIPLMKFIKEMDNALDLLEIDQNMAQRYLNEGFSGGEKKRNEILQLTLMNPAIAILDEIDSGLDIDALKVVSKAINQQRSENFGCLMITHYQRLLNYIEPDHVHVMMQGRIVKSGGPELAQRLEAEGYEWIKEELGIEDETVGNKA; from the coding sequence ATGGCAGGATCAACACTAGAAATTAAAAATCTTCATGTTTCAGTTGAAGATAATGAGATATTAAAAGGTGTAAACCTTACAATAACAGGTGGAGAATTTCATGCAGTAATGGGACCAAATGGTACAGGTAAGTCTACACTTGCTTCAGCTATTATGGGACACCCAAATTATGAAATTACTGAAGGAAGCATTCATTTAGATGGAGAAGATGTTTTAGAAATGGAAGTAGATGAGCGCGCTCGTGCTGGTTTATTTTTAGCAATGCAGTACCCAAGTGAAATTAGTGGGGTAACAACATCAGATTTCTTACGTTCTTCTATCAACGCTCGTCGTGAAGAAGGCGATGAAATTCCATTAATGAAATTCATCAAAGAGATGGATAATGCACTTGATTTATTAGAAATTGATCAAAATATGGCACAACGCTATTTAAATGAAGGATTCTCAGGTGGAGAGAAAAAACGTAATGAGATTCTTCAATTAACATTAATGAATCCAGCAATCGCTATTCTAGATGAGATTGACTCCGGTCTAGATATTGATGCATTAAAAGTTGTATCTAAAGCAATTAACCAACAGCGTTCTGAAAACTTTGGTTGCTTGATGATCACTCACTACCAAAGATTATTAAATTATATTGAGCCTGATCATGTTCACGTAATGATGCAAGGTCGTATTGTTAAGTCTGGTGGACCAGAATTAGCACAGCGCTTAGAGGCTGAAGGCTATGAGTGGATTAAAGAAGAACTAGGTATTGAAGACGAAACAGTTGGTAATAAAGCATAA
- a CDS encoding thioredoxin family protein: protein MKKVTNDILKQDSYFLFINSPFCGTCHVARSMLDQIESIYHEEFFYEMNASFFPEFMQEHKIESVPCLLIRKDNETKEKIYAFRSVSNIFKHLIYHEPERFIKDEE from the coding sequence TTGAAGAAAGTTACAAATGATATATTAAAGCAGGATAGTTATTTTTTATTTATTAACTCTCCGTTCTGCGGAACATGCCATGTTGCGCGTTCGATGTTAGATCAAATTGAATCTATTTATCATGAGGAATTTTTCTATGAAATGAATGCCTCATTCTTTCCAGAATTTATGCAGGAACATAAGATAGAAAGCGTTCCTTGCTTATTAATTCGTAAGGATAATGAAACAAAAGAAAAAATCTACGCATTTCGATCGGTATCGAATATTTTCAAACATTTAATTTATCATGAGCCAGAGCGATTCATTAAAGACGAGGAATAA
- a CDS encoding toprim domain-containing protein: MWEDRLEKIIIVEGRSDKKKIEKVIIDPDVTVICTNGTLGVEQFDELLYKYELDDQDVYILVDEDKTGLKLRKQLSRELPHAKHIHVNKVYKEVATTPEKDLAIALVAKNIEVNIAYL; the protein is encoded by the coding sequence ATGTGGGAAGATAGATTAGAGAAAATAATTATTGTTGAAGGTCGTTCAGATAAGAAGAAAATTGAAAAAGTAATTATTGATCCTGATGTAACGGTTATATGCACGAATGGTACATTAGGTGTAGAACAATTTGATGAGCTTTTGTATAAGTACGAATTAGATGATCAAGATGTATATATATTAGTGGATGAAGATAAGACAGGATTAAAACTGCGAAAACAGTTAAGTAGAGAGCTACCACATGCAAAGCATATCCATGTGAATAAGGTATATAAAGAAGTGGCAACAACTCCAGAAAAGGATTTAGCCATTGCATTAGTAGCTAAAAACATAGAAGTAAATATAGCATATTTGTAG
- the gcvH gene encoding glycine cleavage system protein GcvH gives MNLPEDLLYSEEHEWVKKEGDKVRIGITDFAQSELGDIVFVELPEVGDEVEADEPFGSVESVKTVSELYAPVSGKVVEINEDLDDSPEYVNESPYESAWMIVVEVSDPAELDELLTADEYASFVQED, from the coding sequence ATGAATTTACCAGAGGATTTATTGTATTCAGAAGAACATGAGTGGGTTAAAAAAGAAGGAGATAAAGTACGAATCGGAATTACAGACTTTGCTCAGTCTGAGCTTGGAGACATCGTTTTCGTTGAACTTCCTGAAGTTGGTGACGAAGTAGAAGCTGACGAGCCGTTTGGTAGTGTAGAATCTGTTAAAACAGTTTCAGAATTATATGCTCCAGTAAGCGGAAAAGTTGTTGAAATAAACGAAGACCTTGACGATAGTCCAGAATATGTAAATGAATCTCCTTATGAGAGTGCATGGATGATTGTTGTAGAAGTATCTGATCCAGCTGAGCTTGATGAGTTATTAACAGCAGATGAATATGCATCATTCGTTCAAGAAGACTAA